One part of the Algibacter sp. L1A34 genome encodes these proteins:
- a CDS encoding DUF2752 domain-containing protein gives MQSLEKYMLPCLNKKLFGVECMGCGMQRAISLIFHGEFVAAFKMYPAIYPLTLLFIFIGSNILFKFKHSNIVTTALAILTVVTIVTSYLIKIIN, from the coding sequence ATGCAGTCTCTAGAAAAATATATGCTTCCTTGCCTTAATAAAAAGTTATTTGGCGTAGAATGTATGGGTTGTGGTATGCAACGTGCCATTTCACTAATTTTTCATGGTGAATTTGTGGCGGCTTTTAAAATGTACCCAGCTATTTATCCATTAACACTTCTTTTTATTTTCATCGGAAGTAATATTTTATTTAAATTTAAACATTCAAACATTGTTACTACAGCCTTAGCTATACTAACAGTAGTTACTATTGTAACAAGCTATCTAATTAAAATAATCAATTAA
- a CDS encoding CCC motif membrane protein — protein sequence MEQEKLNATLVYVLSIIGLLCCCIAGSGFILAGIAFFIANSKVNAAKANPEQYDPASVKGMNTAKTVALVILVINILYLIYTIYQISTIGWDQVMIQFQETMEQYESQQ from the coding sequence ATGGAACAAGAAAAACTCAATGCAACGTTAGTTTACGTATTATCAATTATAGGTCTTTTATGCTGCTGCATTGCCGGTTCTGGATTTATATTAGCTGGTATTGCCTTTTTTATTGCAAACAGTAAAGTAAATGCCGCTAAAGCAAACCCTGAGCAGTACGACCCTGCAAGCGTAAAAGGTATGAATACTGCAAAAACAGTGGCATTGGTTATACTTGTTATAAATATTCTTTATTTAATTTATACCATTTATCAAATATCAACTATTGGTTGGGATCAAGTAATGATACAATTTCAAGAGACTATGGAGCAATATGAAAGTCAACAATAA
- the rocD gene encoding ornithine--oxo-acid transaminase gives MAVLDQLTSQQAIDLENKYGAHNYHPLPVVLSRGEGVYVWDVEGKKYYDFLSAYSAVNQGHCHPKIVDAMTKQAQTLTLTSRAFYNDVLGKFEKYATETFNYDKLLPMNTGAEAVETALKLCRKWAYEVKGIDENEAEIVVCENNFHGRTTTIISFSNDPVARKNFGPYTKGFIKIEYDNLTALEDVLSNNKNVAGFLVEPIQGEAGVYVPSEGYLASAKALCEKHNVLFIADEVQTGIARTGRLLATCGNCSCVDKHCSGTPEVKADILILGKALSGGAYPVSAVLANNEIMNVIKPGNHGSTFGGNPIAAAVGIAALDVIKDEELANNAFELGELFRSELTKFIETSSIVNGVRGKGLLNAILINDTEDSDTAWNICMALRDNGLLAKPTHGNIIRFAPPLVMTKEQLLDCVSIITKTLTQFEK, from the coding sequence ATGGCTGTTTTAGACCAATTAACTTCGCAACAAGCGATAGATTTAGAAAACAAGTATGGTGCACATAATTACCATCCACTACCAGTAGTATTAAGTAGAGGAGAAGGTGTGTATGTTTGGGATGTAGAGGGTAAGAAATATTACGATTTCTTGTCGGCTTACTCTGCAGTAAACCAAGGACATTGTCATCCAAAAATTGTTGATGCCATGACCAAACAAGCGCAAACATTGACCTTAACCTCTAGAGCATTTTATAATGATGTGCTTGGTAAGTTTGAAAAATACGCTACAGAAACTTTTAATTACGATAAGTTATTACCAATGAATACTGGTGCAGAAGCGGTTGAGACGGCTTTAAAACTATGTAGAAAATGGGCTTACGAAGTAAAAGGTATTGATGAAAATGAAGCTGAAATTGTAGTTTGCGAGAATAATTTTCATGGAAGAACAACAACCATCATTTCTTTTAGTAACGATCCGGTAGCCAGAAAAAACTTTGGGCCATATACAAAAGGATTTATTAAAATTGAATACGATAACCTTACGGCTTTAGAAGATGTTTTATCAAATAATAAAAACGTTGCAGGTTTTCTTGTAGAACCAATTCAAGGTGAAGCTGGTGTTTACGTGCCAAGCGAAGGTTACTTAGCTTCAGCAAAAGCACTTTGTGAAAAGCATAATGTTTTATTTATTGCAGATGAAGTACAAACAGGTATAGCAAGAACAGGACGTTTATTAGCCACTTGTGGAAATTGTAGTTGTGTAGATAAACATTGTTCTGGAACTCCTGAAGTAAAAGCCGATATTTTAATATTAGGGAAAGCTTTATCTGGAGGTGCATATCCTGTATCTGCTGTTTTAGCTAATAACGAAATTATGAATGTTATAAAGCCAGGAAATCACGGTAGTACTTTTGGAGGAAATCCAATTGCAGCAGCTGTTGGTATTGCTGCTTTAGATGTTATTAAAGATGAAGAATTAGCTAATAACGCTTTTGAATTGGGTGAATTATTTAGATCTGAATTAACAAAATTTATAGAAACAAGTTCTATAGTAAATGGCGTTAGAGGAAAAGGCTTGCTAAATGCTATTTTAATAAACGATACAGAAGATAGTGATACCGCTTGGAATATATGTATGGCTTTACGAGATAATGGTTTATTAGCAAAACCAACACATGGTAATATAATTCGTTTTGCTCCACCATTGGTGATGACGAAAGAACAATTATTAGATTGTGTTTCGATTATAACAAAAACACTAACTCAATTTGAAAAGTAA
- a CDS encoding mechanosensitive ion channel: protein MDYLTNVLEQLSQSIGGNLSSALSALIIIIIGWFIAGLLKRVIFKLLNKTGIDNKMKNSKIGISGFISKLVYFLVMIFVFTLALEKLGMSSVLDPLKNMLDEFTGFIPNIIGAGLVCYIGYMLATIVSELVELSGDSIQKLTPKLKLPENIDIVNVIKKIVFIFIFIPLLISAFNILNMDAISEPATTMLKDFFSAIPKVILAAVIIILFVVGGRFLSELIKDLLNSMNLNNFFNKAGLGAVTGNTNLVSIIGNLVYYFIILFGLTTAVDKLEFGYLTDILYTITNYSGKIIFGLIILAIGNWIASVAANNFAKNDDNTFVASIIRIAIIAIFLAIGLRTMGLADEIINLAFGISLGTVALTIILSFGLGGRDAAGKQMDKILNKFNKK, encoded by the coding sequence ATGGACTATTTAACAAATGTATTAGAACAACTTTCACAATCTATTGGTGGCAATTTATCAAGTGCTTTAAGCGCTTTAATTATCATTATTATAGGTTGGTTTATTGCCGGATTATTAAAACGAGTTATTTTTAAATTACTCAATAAAACAGGCATCGACAACAAAATGAAAAATTCGAAAATTGGAATTTCAGGCTTTATAAGCAAACTGGTTTACTTTTTAGTAATGATTTTCGTTTTCACTTTAGCTTTAGAAAAACTAGGTATGAGTAGTGTACTCGATCCTTTAAAAAATATGTTGGACGAATTTACTGGGTTTATTCCAAATATTATTGGTGCTGGTTTAGTTTGCTATATTGGCTACATGCTTGCAACCATAGTATCAGAATTAGTTGAACTTTCAGGAGATTCTATTCAAAAGCTTACTCCAAAATTAAAACTACCAGAAAACATTGATATAGTAAATGTGATTAAAAAAATTGTTTTCATCTTTATTTTTATCCCTTTATTAATTTCAGCATTTAATATTCTGAATATGGATGCGATTTCAGAACCTGCAACAACTATGTTAAAGGATTTCTTTAGTGCTATTCCAAAAGTAATTTTAGCTGCAGTAATTATTATCTTATTTGTAGTTGGTGGTCGTTTTTTAAGCGAATTAATAAAAGACTTACTTAACAGTATGAACTTGAACAACTTCTTTAATAAAGCTGGTTTAGGCGCTGTTACAGGTAATACTAACTTAGTAAGTATTATTGGAAACTTAGTATATTACTTTATTATTTTATTCGGACTTACAACAGCTGTAGACAAATTAGAATTCGGCTATTTAACCGATATTTTATATACCATTACAAACTATTCTGGTAAAATAATTTTCGGACTTATTATTTTAGCGATTGGAAATTGGATAGCTTCTGTTGCTGCTAATAATTTCGCAAAAAATGACGATAACACTTTTGTAGCTTCTATTATAAGAATTGCAATTATAGCCATCTTCTTAGCTATCGGATTAAGAACTATGGGTCTTGCTGATGAAATTATCAACCTTGCTTTCGGTATCTCTTTAGGTACAGTTGCCCTTACTATCATCCTATCTTTCGGACTTGGTGGACGTGATGCTGCAGGAAAACAAATGGATAAAATCCTTAACAAATTCAATAAAAAATAG
- the rlmD gene encoding 23S rRNA (uracil(1939)-C(5))-methyltransferase RlmD: MSRRKTRKQVFENVEVIDAGAKGKTIAKAPDGKVIFLPNAVPGDVVDVQTFKKRKAYYEGKATVFHKLSDKRTTPACEHFGTCGGCKWQDMAYEHQLFYKQKEVTNNLTRIGHIELPEVTPIFGAENKYFYRNKMEFSFSDSRWLTLEEVQSDEDLGDRNALGFHIPGMWDKILDVKKCHLQADPSNAIRNAVKAFALENDLEFFNTRNQTGLLRTMMIRTSSTGDIMVMIQFFKEDKEKRELILDYLGEAFPEITSLQYVINGKANDTIYDQEVICYKGNDHIFEEMEGLKFKINAKSFYQTNSEQAYELYKITRDFAGLTGNELVYDLYTGTGTIAQFVAKQAKRVVGVEAVPDAITAAKENAQFNNINNVEFFVGDMKNVFNADFIEAHGTPDIIITDPPRDGMHKDVVQQILNIAPKRVVYVSCNSATQARDLALMDEQYKVVKTQAVDMFPQTFHVENVVLLEKR, from the coding sequence ATGTCTAGAAGAAAAACAAGAAAACAAGTTTTTGAAAACGTCGAAGTAATTGATGCCGGAGCTAAAGGAAAAACCATAGCCAAAGCACCCGACGGAAAAGTTATTTTTTTACCTAATGCTGTACCTGGCGATGTGGTAGATGTGCAAACCTTTAAAAAGCGTAAAGCGTATTATGAAGGTAAGGCTACGGTATTTCATAAACTATCGGATAAAAGAACCACGCCTGCTTGCGAGCATTTTGGCACTTGTGGTGGTTGTAAGTGGCAAGATATGGCTTACGAGCATCAGTTGTTTTACAAACAAAAAGAAGTTACAAATAATTTAACCCGTATTGGGCATATAGAATTACCAGAAGTCACTCCTATTTTTGGTGCGGAAAACAAGTATTTCTATAGAAATAAAATGGAATTTTCATTTAGTGATAGCCGTTGGTTAACGCTAGAAGAAGTACAATCGGACGAAGATTTAGGTGATCGAAATGCTTTAGGATTTCATATTCCAGGTATGTGGGACAAAATTTTGGATGTTAAAAAATGCCACCTACAAGCCGATCCTTCTAACGCCATTAGAAATGCAGTAAAAGCATTTGCGCTTGAAAATGATTTAGAATTCTTTAATACAAGAAACCAAACCGGATTATTACGTACCATGATGATTAGAACATCTAGTACAGGTGATATTATGGTGATGATTCAGTTCTTTAAAGAAGATAAAGAGAAACGTGAGTTAATTCTAGATTATTTAGGTGAAGCGTTCCCGGAAATCACCTCTTTACAATATGTTATTAACGGAAAAGCGAATGATACTATTTACGATCAAGAAGTGATTTGCTACAAAGGCAACGATCATATTTTTGAAGAAATGGAAGGCTTAAAATTTAAAATTAATGCCAAATCGTTCTATCAAACAAATTCCGAGCAAGCTTACGAGCTTTATAAAATCACTAGAGATTTTGCAGGATTAACAGGAAACGAACTTGTATACGATTTATATACAGGAACCGGAACCATTGCTCAATTTGTTGCTAAACAAGCAAAAAGAGTAGTTGGCGTAGAAGCCGTTCCAGATGCTATTACTGCTGCAAAAGAAAATGCACAATTTAATAACATAAACAACGTTGAGTTCTTTGTAGGCGACATGAAAAATGTTTTTAATGCCGATTTTATTGAAGCCCACGGTACACCAGATATTATAATTACCGATCCACCTCGTGATGGTATGCATAAAGATGTGGTACAACAAATATTAAATATTGCTCCAAAAAGAGTAGTTTACGTAAGCTGTAATAGTGCCACGCAAGCTAGAGATTTAGCCTTAATGGACGAGCAATATAAAGTAGTAAAAACACAAGCTGTAGATATGTTTCCACAAACATTTCATGTGGAAAACGTAGTGCTTTTAGAAAAACGATAA
- a CDS encoding DUF6452 family protein, with protein MKYFKILFIPIILLIVGITISCERDDICPEITPTTPSLIIDLFDFDNEDSSKNVFKLVVIGVDSDTALPGYEIVTSSELVLPLKTTDNTTQYALINNYVIDDNDTPDDDTDDFLSDESNIDIITINYSRTEVFVSRACGYKTIYENVTVQLESDEDNWIESIQPINSNQSVEDETEAHFNLFH; from the coding sequence ATGAAATATTTTAAAATTCTTTTTATCCCCATAATTTTATTAATCGTGGGGATAACTATAAGTTGTGAGCGTGATGATATTTGTCCGGAAATCACACCTACAACCCCCAGTTTAATTATTGATCTTTTCGATTTTGATAATGAAGATAGTAGTAAAAATGTTTTTAAATTAGTTGTTATAGGTGTTGACAGTGATACAGCATTGCCAGGTTACGAGATTGTTACGAGTAGCGAATTGGTGCTACCTTTAAAAACAACCGACAATACCACGCAATACGCTCTTATAAACAACTATGTTATAGATGATAATGATACACCAGATGATGATACAGACGATTTTCTTTCAGATGAATCAAACATTGATATTATCACTATAAATTACAGCCGTACTGAAGTTTTTGTATCACGAGCTTGTGGTTATAAAACTATTTATGAAAACGTAACGGTACAACTAGAAAGTGATGAAGATAATTGGATAGAATCCATACAACCCATAAACTCAAACCAATCTGTAGAAGATGAAACAGAAGCACATTTTAACTTATTTCATTAA
- a CDS encoding DUF6048 family protein, with product MKQKHILTYFINSVLLLLFCVAVNAQNDSIPKTVTDSIKIKQKYGIRIGGDISKLARSFAEDNYSGFEIEADYRLKKNIYAAAEIGFDNKNTITDYLDITSKGSYLKAGFDYNMYDNWLDMENMVYTGFRLGFSTFSQELNSFTVYNTNQYWLPQYTSSDLKEFNDLSAVWAEIILGMKIQIFNNLFATVNVQLKLLVTETEPDNFQNVYIPGFNKTYDSNSIGVGFGYTLSYRIPLYKKDH from the coding sequence ATGAAACAGAAGCACATTTTAACTTATTTCATTAATAGCGTATTGCTATTGTTATTTTGTGTGGCTGTAAATGCGCAAAACGATAGTATCCCTAAAACCGTTACCGACTCTATTAAAATCAAACAAAAATACGGTATTCGTATAGGTGGAGACATTAGTAAACTTGCACGTTCTTTTGCTGAAGACAACTATAGCGGTTTTGAAATAGAAGCCGACTATAGACTTAAAAAAAATATTTACGCTGCAGCTGAAATTGGATTTGATAACAAAAATACAATAACCGATTATTTAGACATCACTTCTAAAGGAAGCTACCTAAAAGCAGGTTTCGATTACAACATGTACGATAATTGGCTCGATATGGAAAACATGGTTTACACCGGTTTCCGTTTAGGTTTCAGTACATTTAGCCAAGAACTTAATAGCTTTACTGTTTATAACACCAATCAATATTGGTTGCCACAATACACTTCTAGCGATTTAAAAGAATTCAATGATTTAAGTGCCGTTTGGGCAGAAATTATACTGGGAATGAAGATCCAAATATTTAACAACCTATTCGCTACCGTAAATGTGCAACTTAAACTATTAGTAACGGAAACTGAACCAGATAATTTCCAAAATGTTTACATTCCTGGTTTTAATAAAACATACGATAGTAATAGCATTGGTGTCGGTTTTGGCTATACATTATCATACCGAATTCCGCTTTACAAAAAAGATCACTAG
- a CDS encoding RNA polymerase sigma factor → MKHDPTTDATLVSNYIKGDESALGVLIKRHKQRIYSFIYSKVYDGDVADDIFQDTFIKVIKTLKRGAYNEEGKFLPWVMRIAHNLVIDFFRKNSRMPKFDNSGEFSIFSVLSDSTLNAEKAIIKEQVENDVRRLVDELPEDQREVLLMRIYNDMSFKEISERTGVSINTALGRMRYALINLRKIIDKHNIVLTD, encoded by the coding sequence ATGAAACACGACCCTACTACAGATGCTACCCTAGTTAGTAACTACATTAAAGGCGATGAGAGCGCTTTAGGAGTTCTTATAAAAAGGCACAAACAAAGAATTTACAGTTTTATTTATTCGAAAGTATATGATGGAGATGTCGCCGATGATATTTTTCAAGATACTTTTATTAAGGTTATTAAAACTTTAAAACGTGGTGCCTATAATGAAGAAGGTAAGTTTTTACCGTGGGTAATGCGTATTGCGCATAATTTAGTAATCGACTTTTTTAGGAAAAACAGCCGTATGCCTAAGTTTGATAATAGTGGTGAGTTTAGTATTTTTTCTGTGCTTAGTGATAGCACTTTAAATGCTGAAAAAGCAATTATTAAAGAACAGGTGGAAAATGATGTGCGGCGCTTAGTAGATGAACTTCCCGAAGACCAGCGTGAGGTACTCTTAATGCGTATTTATAACGATATGAGTTTTAAGGAAATATCTGAAAGAACAGGGGTGAGCATTAATACTGCATTAGGTAGAATGCGATACGCTTTAATAAATTTGCGTAAAATAATTGATAAGCATAACATTGTATTAACCGATTAA
- the uvrA gene encoding excinuclease ABC subunit UvrA, protein MNTNLSEVDPKQNIIIKGAKLHNLKNIDVVIPRNKLVVITGLSGSGKSSLAFDTLYAEGQRRYVESLSSYARQFLGRLNKPKVDYIKGIAPAIAIEQKVNSTNPRSTVGTTTEIYDYLKLLFARIGRTISPVSGDEVKKDTVTDVLNYLKTFPEREKLLLLAPIHLEEGRTMEDKLKALNQQGYSRIKINDNVFRIDEATKIGKKDTILLVVDRIITKHDEDFYNRLADAIQTAFFEGKGECCVETLSDNKQRTFSNKFELDGLNFLEPNVHLFSFNNPYGACPTCEGYGDIVGIDEDLVIPNTALSIYENAIFAWRGESMSWYKDQLVNNSHKFDFPIHKPYFELSEAQKQLVWDGNEHFEGLNAFFAELESKAYKIQNRVMLSRYRGKTKCKTCNGKRLRVEANYVKVGGASISDLVEKPLDKLAIFFNTLKLNEHDTTIANRLLKEINNRLEFLANVGLDYLTINRKSNTLSGGESQRINLATSLGSSLVGSMYILDEPSIGLHPKDTERLIMVLKSLRDLGNTVIVVEHDEDIMKAADSIIDIGPEAGTFGGHVVAHGDYKAILASNSLTAQYLNENLKIEVPKKRRQSKYYVDIKGARENNLKNIDVRFPLGMLTVITGVSGSGKSTLVKKILYPALQKKLTDFGDKPGQFSSLDGNYTNIKQIEFVDQNPIGRSSRSNPVTYIKAYDDIRALFSKQKLSIIRNYQAKHFSFNVDGGRCETCKGEGEVTIEMQFMADVHLECETCKGKRFKKEVLEVTFADKNIDDILNLTIDDAVAFFETNNQTKIKNKLQPLQDVGLGYVTLGQSSSTLSGGEAQRIKLASFLGKGNKKEKALFIFDEPTTGLHFHDIQKLLKSFNALIENGHSIIVVEHNIELIKCADFIIDLGPKGGETGGHLVAVGTPEEIIKVKASEIGKYLVDKI, encoded by the coding sequence ATGAATACTAATCTTTCCGAAGTTGACCCAAAACAAAACATCATTATAAAAGGTGCAAAACTGCACAACTTAAAAAATATTGATGTTGTTATCCCAAGAAACAAATTGGTTGTAATAACGGGGCTTTCGGGTTCTGGTAAATCAAGTTTAGCTTTCGATACGCTTTACGCGGAAGGGCAACGTCGCTATGTAGAAAGTTTATCGAGTTATGCGCGTCAGTTTTTAGGCAGACTAAACAAACCAAAAGTAGATTACATAAAAGGAATCGCTCCAGCCATAGCCATCGAGCAAAAAGTAAATTCTACAAATCCACGATCTACGGTTGGGACAACCACAGAGATTTACGATTATTTAAAGCTATTATTTGCAAGAATAGGAAGAACAATATCTCCCGTTTCTGGAGATGAAGTAAAAAAAGATACTGTAACCGATGTTTTAAACTACCTAAAAACATTCCCGGAACGCGAAAAACTCCTCCTCCTCGCTCCTATTCATTTAGAAGAAGGACGAACTATGGAAGACAAATTAAAAGCACTAAACCAACAAGGTTACTCCAGAATAAAAATAAACGACAACGTTTTTAGAATAGACGAAGCCACCAAAATTGGTAAAAAAGACACTATTTTACTCGTTGTAGATAGAATTATCACCAAACACGACGAGGATTTTTATAATCGTCTAGCCGATGCTATCCAAACTGCTTTTTTCGAAGGCAAAGGCGAATGTTGTGTTGAAACCCTTTCCGATAATAAACAACGTACATTTAGTAATAAATTTGAACTCGACGGATTAAATTTTCTAGAACCAAACGTACACCTATTCAGTTTTAACAATCCTTACGGCGCTTGCCCAACCTGTGAAGGTTACGGCGATATTGTTGGTATAGATGAAGATTTAGTGATCCCAAACACGGCACTATCCATTTACGAAAACGCCATTTTCGCATGGAGAGGCGAAAGCATGAGCTGGTATAAAGACCAATTGGTAAACAACTCGCATAAATTCGATTTCCCAATCCACAAACCCTACTTTGAGCTTTCCGAAGCACAAAAACAACTCGTTTGGGATGGCAACGAACATTTTGAAGGTTTAAATGCCTTTTTTGCAGAGTTGGAATCCAAAGCTTATAAAATTCAAAACCGCGTGATGTTATCACGTTACCGCGGAAAAACAAAATGTAAAACCTGTAACGGTAAACGTTTACGAGTAGAAGCCAATTATGTAAAAGTAGGTGGCGCAAGTATTTCAGATTTAGTAGAAAAACCACTAGATAAACTTGCCATCTTTTTCAATACATTAAAATTAAATGAACACGATACCACAATTGCCAACCGTTTATTAAAAGAAATTAATAACCGTTTAGAATTCCTAGCCAATGTAGGTCTCGATTACCTCACTATAAATCGAAAATCCAACACACTTTCTGGAGGTGAAAGCCAACGTATAAATCTAGCAACCTCTTTAGGAAGTAGTTTGGTTGGTTCCATGTATATTTTAGACGAACCAAGTATTGGGTTGCACCCAAAAGATACAGAACGTTTAATTATGGTTTTAAAATCCTTACGCGACTTAGGAAACACTGTAATTGTTGTGGAACACGACGAGGATATCATGAAAGCTGCCGATAGCATTATAGATATTGGTCCCGAAGCCGGAACCTTTGGTGGGCATGTAGTAGCACACGGCGATTACAAAGCCATTTTAGCATCTAATTCATTAACAGCACAATACTTAAACGAAAATTTAAAAATTGAAGTTCCTAAAAAACGACGTCAATCTAAATACTACGTCGATATAAAAGGCGCTCGCGAAAACAACCTTAAAAACATCGATGTGCGTTTCCCTTTGGGCATGCTAACCGTAATTACAGGCGTTTCTGGTAGCGGAAAAAGTACACTTGTTAAAAAAATATTATACCCAGCACTCCAGAAAAAACTAACCGATTTTGGCGACAAACCCGGTCAGTTTTCAAGTTTAGACGGTAATTACACGAATATAAAGCAAATAGAATTTGTAGATCAAAACCCCATTGGGCGCTCCTCACGTTCCAATCCGGTAACTTATATTAAAGCTTACGATGATATTCGTGCGCTGTTCTCTAAACAGAAATTAAGCATTATTAGGAACTACCAAGCCAAACACTTTTCTTTTAATGTAGATGGCGGACGTTGCGAAACCTGCAAAGGAGAAGGCGAAGTTACCATCGAAATGCAATTTATGGCAGATGTACATCTGGAATGCGAAACCTGTAAAGGTAAACGCTTTAAAAAAGAAGTACTCGAAGTTACTTTTGCCGACAAAAACATCGATGATATTTTAAATCTCACCATAGACGATGCAGTGGCATTTTTCGAGACGAATAATCAGACTAAAATAAAGAACAAACTCCAACCGCTACAAGATGTTGGTTTGGGTTACGTAACACTCGGGCAAAGCTCCTCTACCCTTTCTGGTGGTGAAGCGCAACGTATAAAACTCGCATCATTTTTAGGTAAAGGTAACAAAAAGGAAAAAGCCTTATTTATTTTCGACGAACCCACAACTGGTCTGCATTTTCACGATATCCAAAAGTTACTAAAATCCTTTAATGCTTTAATAGAAAACGGACATTCCATTATTGTGGTCGAGCATAATATTGAACTTATTAAATGTGCCGATTTCATTATAGATTTAGGTCCAAAAGGTGGCGAAACCGGCGGACACTTAGTGGCGGTAGGAACTCCAGAAGAAATTATAAAAGTTAAAGCTTCGGAAATCGGGAAGTATTTAGTCGATAAAATCTAG
- a CDS encoding TlpA family protein disulfide reductase, which translates to MKKLLLITLSLFLFLSCKKTDKEILNETISQLTSITNIEYDVIIENVNKSHNQNIKESATCYFDFSSKDTLIGSKYHFNVNNYGEQVFNGKQEFSSQNKEELVLYNEYPNKRQVSSSMFMFNSFFTLRKILPEIIQDSTIKIGQAQDTILLDKECYKFDILMKGKFIGIGGEILKGKKQKLTDSINYVLFISKKDYLPIRFGNIQPKNQGHNYSTFSNYKIPNTKNDSIWNYSRFPKEYLRSTYNDYYDGLRKKNKNWIGTEAPDWELSDLEEKPIKFSNLDKNMVLLEFWFPYCGGCVQATPILNEIQKNYKDKGLSIYGIEFTNTPAKALLEYSEKQNVEISTLYNGKNVSKDYGVYAAPTFFLIDKKGEIIYTSVGLNKEKLIEEIEKNI; encoded by the coding sequence ATGAAAAAACTTCTTTTAATAACATTAAGTCTATTTCTTTTCCTTAGTTGTAAGAAAACCGATAAAGAAATTTTAAATGAAACAATTTCTCAACTTACTTCTATAACGAATATAGAATATGATGTAATTATTGAAAATGTTAACAAATCACATAATCAAAACATAAAAGAAAGTGCCACTTGTTATTTTGATTTTTCTAGTAAAGACACACTTATAGGTTCTAAATATCATTTCAATGTAAATAATTATGGAGAACAAGTATTTAATGGAAAACAAGAATTCAGTAGTCAAAATAAAGAGGAACTTGTTTTATACAATGAGTATCCAAATAAAAGGCAAGTAAGTAGTTCTATGTTTATGTTTAATTCTTTTTTTACACTTCGTAAAATTCTCCCTGAAATTATTCAAGATTCAACAATTAAGATAGGACAAGCTCAAGACACGATACTTCTTGATAAAGAGTGCTATAAGTTTGACATATTAATGAAAGGAAAATTCATCGGTATTGGTGGAGAGATTTTAAAAGGAAAAAAACAAAAATTAACTGACTCAATAAATTATGTCTTATTTATATCTAAAAAGGATTATTTACCTATTCGCTTTGGAAATATACAACCTAAAAATCAAGGTCATAATTATTCAACATTTTCAAATTATAAAATACCAAATACTAAAAATGATTCTATTTGGAATTATTCTAGATTTCCAAAAGAGTATTTAAGGTCTACATACAATGATTATTATGACGGACTAAGGAAAAAAAATAAAAACTGGATTGGCACGGAAGCACCTGATTGGGAATTATCCGATTTAGAAGAAAAACCCATCAAGTTTTCAAACTTAGATAAAAATATGGTTTTACTTGAATTTTGGTTTCCTTATTGTGGAGGTTGCGTTCAAGCAACTCCCATTTTAAATGAAATTCAAAAGAATTATAAAGACAAGGGATTATCAATTTATGGTATTGAGTTTACTAATACACCTGCCAAAGCTTTACTAGAATATTCGGAGAAACAAAATGTAGAGATTTCTACATTGTATAATGGAAAAAATGTATCCAAAGATTATGGAGTTTATGCTGCACCTACATTCTTTTTAATTGATAAAAAAGGAGAAATAATTTATACAAGCGTTGGATTGAATAAAGAAAAATTAATTGAAGAAATTGAAAAAAACATATAA